Proteins encoded together in one Pontiella desulfatans window:
- a CDS encoding cold-shock protein — translation MSDQLETGTVKWFNDEKGYGFIARESGEDVFVHFTAIQAEGRRTLLEGQSVRFEVESGQKGPQASNVSIIG, via the coding sequence ATGTCAGACCAGCTAGAGACCGGTACCGTAAAATGGTTCAACGACGAAAAAGGATATGGATTCATTGCCCGCGAAAGCGGTGAAGACGTATTCGTTCATTTCACAGCAATCCAGGCCGAAGGCCGCCGCACGCTGCTCGAAGGCCAGAGCGTCCGCTTTGAAGTTGAAAGCGGACAGAAGGGCCCGCAGGCGAGCAACGTCAGCATCATCGGCTAA
- a CDS encoding FAD-dependent oxidoreductase yields MALERIKVELPTADYYEAEVKCRNSCPVRTDARGYLMATVAGKYEEAYAISRATNPFASICGKVCGAPCEKGCRRSDVDEAVVIRNIKGYLTDKHGPEAGDLKTPLTYSIAPGSLEPELNGKSVGIIGGGCAGYTAAHDLARLGYSVTVYERWEKSGGQLVQGVPINRLSRKVVADELASIELFDNIEVKNGVDVGKDITFAELEKKHDAVFVGVGLAKGKKIPLPGADHDEVHIGLAFLFDFNMREKWDLSTRRSIVIGGGDVAFDVARSALRCGSPEVQLACLEREHLNEMTGSVDEREGGRREGVVINDGWGPREIVVENGKIKGLVVSKVIRVFDEDGKFSPQMEEETRLIEGDAVFFAVGQGSDLAFLENSGVEMTPQGWVKVENEETLQTSKPNVFVGGDIAHGPKLFIDAVASGSKAAQGIHAYISGSKPLSLKRKLTFTDLPDYGRGSVYVDEEREEREELPVKTAEQPELNTTVEYPEKEAKEQSARCLECHIHPTFEGDICILCGGCVDVCPSYCLSMKTVDRVDGGEELKVLAEMEFGSMEVAEAEGSVMLFDPLKCIRCGMCAQKCPTGACKMSVNSFEDCFA; encoded by the coding sequence ATGGCATTAGAGAGGATCAAGGTCGAATTACCCACCGCCGACTACTATGAAGCCGAGGTGAAATGCCGTAATTCATGTCCGGTTAGGACGGATGCACGAGGCTATTTGATGGCCACCGTCGCCGGAAAGTATGAAGAAGCGTACGCCATTTCCCGCGCCACGAACCCGTTCGCCTCCATCTGCGGCAAGGTCTGCGGCGCCCCCTGCGAAAAGGGCTGCCGCCGTTCGGATGTGGACGAAGCTGTCGTCATCCGCAACATCAAAGGATACCTGACCGACAAGCACGGCCCGGAAGCCGGGGATCTTAAAACCCCGCTGACCTATTCCATCGCCCCCGGTTCGCTTGAGCCGGAACTGAACGGAAAATCCGTTGGCATCATTGGCGGTGGATGCGCGGGCTACACCGCCGCGCACGACCTCGCCCGGCTGGGCTACAGCGTTACGGTTTATGAGCGCTGGGAAAAATCCGGCGGGCAGCTGGTGCAGGGCGTTCCCATCAACCGACTCTCCCGCAAGGTGGTGGCCGACGAACTCGCCTCCATCGAGCTGTTCGACAATATCGAAGTCAAGAATGGCGTCGATGTCGGCAAGGATATCACGTTCGCCGAGTTGGAGAAAAAACACGATGCGGTCTTCGTTGGTGTTGGCCTTGCAAAAGGGAAGAAAATCCCGTTGCCGGGAGCCGATCACGACGAGGTCCACATCGGCCTGGCCTTCCTGTTTGATTTCAACATGCGTGAAAAGTGGGATCTGAGCACCCGGCGATCGATCGTGATTGGTGGCGGCGACGTGGCGTTCGACGTTGCCCGTTCGGCCTTGCGCTGCGGTTCGCCGGAAGTGCAGCTGGCCTGCTTGGAGCGGGAGCATCTCAACGAAATGACCGGTTCGGTTGATGAACGCGAAGGCGGCCGCCGCGAAGGCGTGGTGATCAACGATGGCTGGGGACCGCGCGAGATTGTCGTTGAAAACGGCAAGATCAAGGGGTTGGTCGTCAGCAAGGTGATCCGCGTTTTTGATGAAGACGGAAAGTTTTCCCCGCAGATGGAAGAGGAAACCCGCCTGATCGAAGGCGATGCCGTTTTCTTCGCCGTGGGGCAGGGATCCGACCTCGCCTTCCTCGAAAACTCAGGCGTTGAAATGACGCCGCAGGGCTGGGTGAAGGTTGAAAACGAGGAAACGCTGCAGACCAGCAAACCGAACGTTTTTGTCGGCGGCGACATTGCCCATGGGCCGAAGCTGTTCATCGATGCGGTGGCCTCCGGTAGCAAGGCGGCGCAGGGCATCCACGCCTACATTTCCGGAAGCAAGCCCTTGTCGCTCAAACGCAAGCTCACCTTTACCGATCTACCGGACTATGGACGCGGTTCCGTCTATGTGGACGAAGAACGCGAGGAGCGCGAAGAGCTTCCCGTCAAGACCGCCGAACAGCCCGAGTTGAACACGACGGTCGAATATCCCGAAAAAGAGGCGAAAGAGCAGTCCGCACGCTGCCTCGAATGCCACATCCACCCGACGTTCGAGGGCGACATCTGCATCCTCTGCGGCGGTTGCGTGGATGTCTGCCCGTCCTATTGCCTTTCCATGAAGACGGTCGATCGCGTCGATGGCGGCGAAGAGTTGAAGGTGCTGGCCGAAATGGAATTTGGCAGCATGGAAGTGGCGGAAGCGGAAGGGTCGGTCATGCTGTTCGATCCGCTCAAGTGCATTCGTTGCGGCATGTGCGCGCAAAAGTGCCCGACGGGTGCCTGCAAAATGTCGGTGAATAGTTTCGAGGACTGCTTTGCATGA
- a CDS encoding QcrA and Rieske domain-containing protein, whose translation MANKEKKDGRSRRELITLGSAFGLMGIAGLGSAGALFKYMMPVVSYGTPQKFLVPVEDLPDVGDEMIFDDMKVVVRRQTDKEVAAISLVCTHLGCTVNRVETGFLCPCHGSQYDSDGIVVGGPAPKTLPWLDIKIVPGGQIEIDTGTSLPENSFFEVA comes from the coding sequence ATGGCGAATAAGGAAAAGAAAGACGGTAGGAGTCGCCGCGAGCTGATTACATTGGGATCGGCCTTCGGCTTGATGGGGATTGCGGGTTTGGGATCGGCCGGGGCGTTGTTTAAATACATGATGCCCGTGGTTTCCTATGGTACACCGCAAAAATTCCTGGTTCCGGTCGAAGATCTGCCGGATGTCGGGGATGAGATGATTTTCGACGACATGAAGGTTGTGGTCCGTCGGCAGACCGATAAGGAAGTTGCCGCCATCTCCTTGGTCTGCACGCACCTAGGCTGCACGGTCAACCGCGTGGAGACCGGTTTCCTGTGCCCGTGCCACGGTTCGCAATACGATTCCGACGGCATCGTGGTCGGTGGCCCCGCCCCGAAAACGCTGCCTTGGCTGGATATCAAGATCGTTCCCGGCGGGCAGATCGAGATCGATACGGGCACCTCGCTGCCGGAAAACAGTTTCTTCGAAGTCGCTTAA
- a CDS encoding DUF1501 domain-containing protein, whose product MNTRRHFFKQAGYAASSTAMASALFSLKMTAGAASGESFPDHKALVCLFFLGGNDSFNMLVPTDTEAYGEYTTVRGGLYDINTNPTGLALDTTGELLPILDTAQPYSGGYGIHHKLPILQSLYHSGNCAFVSNVGTLIEPTTLAQYQAKSTALPVGLFSHADEQVHWQTVVPQVRGASPKGWAGRMADCLTQANLNSTVGMNISVSGNNTMQIGPASIPYITDPAGVVLLKTKFNETASVTNAIDSLLAQPYGNLYQSKLATSNRSAIDTSVAFADAVSPFDFAADFPDTQTGKKLRNVAEILAAKDNLSMNRQVFFVSRGGWDHHNEVILAQEGLFTEINAAIEAFWNKLVALGIENDVVLFSATDFGRTLTSNGRGSDHAWGGNAFVIGGDVNGGKIYGEYPVLASNGPLDVGRARLLPTTSIDEYCADLASWFGVPPSEIGTIFPNAENFFDPVATPHPLGILQPSA is encoded by the coding sequence ATGAACACACGACGACACTTCTTCAAGCAAGCCGGCTACGCCGCCTCCAGTACGGCCATGGCCTCCGCCCTGTTCTCGCTTAAAATGACCGCGGGCGCCGCATCCGGCGAATCGTTCCCCGATCATAAGGCACTGGTCTGCCTCTTCTTCCTGGGCGGCAACGATTCGTTCAACATGCTGGTCCCAACCGACACCGAGGCCTACGGCGAATACACCACCGTCCGGGGAGGTCTTTACGACATCAACACCAACCCGACCGGACTGGCGCTGGACACAACCGGCGAGCTGCTCCCGATCCTCGACACCGCGCAACCCTACTCCGGGGGCTACGGCATCCACCACAAGCTTCCCATCCTTCAAAGCCTATACCACTCCGGCAACTGCGCCTTTGTCAGCAACGTCGGAACATTGATCGAACCCACCACCCTCGCGCAATACCAAGCCAAAAGCACCGCCTTGCCCGTGGGCCTGTTTTCCCACGCCGACGAACAGGTGCACTGGCAAACCGTGGTGCCCCAGGTGCGCGGCGCCAGCCCGAAAGGCTGGGCCGGCCGCATGGCCGACTGCCTCACCCAGGCCAACCTCAACAGCACGGTCGGCATGAACATTTCCGTCTCCGGCAACAACACCATGCAGATCGGCCCCGCATCCATCCCCTACATCACCGACCCCGCCGGCGTCGTGTTGCTCAAGACCAAGTTCAACGAAACCGCTTCGGTCACCAACGCCATCGACTCCCTCCTCGCCCAGCCATACGGCAACCTCTACCAATCCAAGCTGGCCACCAGCAACCGAAGCGCAATCGACACCTCGGTCGCGTTTGCCGACGCCGTTTCCCCCTTCGATTTTGCTGCCGACTTCCCGGACACCCAAACCGGGAAAAAGCTACGGAACGTGGCCGAAATTCTCGCCGCCAAAGACAATCTCTCCATGAACCGGCAGGTCTTCTTTGTCAGCCGCGGGGGATGGGATCATCACAACGAAGTCATCCTGGCCCAGGAAGGCCTGTTCACCGAAATCAACGCGGCCATCGAAGCCTTCTGGAACAAGCTGGTGGCACTCGGCATCGAGAACGACGTTGTCCTGTTCAGCGCCACCGACTTTGGCCGCACGCTAACCTCCAATGGCCGCGGCTCCGACCACGCCTGGGGCGGCAACGCCTTTGTAATCGGCGGCGATGTCAACGGCGGGAAGATCTATGGCGAATATCCGGTGCTGGCGAGCAATGGCCCGCTGGACGTCGGACGCGCCCGCTTGCTTCCCACCACCTCGATCGATGAATATTGCGCCGACCTCGCATCCTGGTTCGGGGTTCCGCCGAGCGAGATCGGCACCATCTTCCCCAACGCCGAAAACTTTTTCGACCCCGTTGCAACCCCCCACCCGCTCGGCATACTGCAACCAAGCGCATAG
- a CDS encoding protein kinase domain-containing protein: MDGSDQKWDADATVTLWQKSVPAGASSEDSIRTGYDTFSSVGKTKPRLRTLEPRAEDEPDFELGEKLGSGGMGVVYSANQTAFNREVAVKMLKPDRQASAAAADALMAEAVVTGHLEHPNVIPVYDLGVDAEGNLFYAMKEVHGAPWSKRMATRSLDENLDILLRVADTISFAHSRGILHRDLKPHNIMLGEFGEVMVMDWGASCSTEIGTGAQASDSSFCGTPAYMPPEMARGDLNRQGEGTDVYLLGAMLYQIISGHPPRLEKDAVLCINLASENHIDPLGQEGELVRIALKAMATLPTERFPHVRDFQQAIRNYRSHSESLLLLENAKVSLARARQEQDYDLFNRAIYAFREALELWPENEEAETLRLEAVLGYARCAFGNADFELAQSLLDSGNATHRELLELIAKAIRDRDAHKRRSKRFLLIAQILGGFLLLLFLLAFLLIRVEQRRTADQHRQGLANLISAYYGEQNHEATVATFWELHDQYGMDTLDPEALLDVRVAAAMNPWCGSIVTGINEPVGLARAAEMDCVWVVGGDRMAKVRIQPAQGYEPKSMVGIHEYCFGKRMAPGVVVDEVGLPFPPAGSAAMHEGADGTLWLASGSCIYHRIGNGWKVVLDAGKIDYPPLPATYNIERKQVEEWMGSAGRLQPITGIVLNHGQTHAAVALGNNTVGWFDLENKRCLGWLAVGHGTRYGELLDGGEPGDVELALSPDETRLAYKPPVRGESFVFSFELPSMRRDCYVYNRDYPIQSIAFAGGDDDVRGITMDGFVFSPDDEYRAAFSTFFKGPDAKNHVRWGRERADVRELHQSDIAFASFSPQGGQCCTLTEDGLLYVGGAGGEPGFELVRRIVDHDPAACLLMERRKVALLSSDGQVHVYDMQDYALSAVDLGGDVEALCRTPEAGRVYVLENDGQKKTVRNVTLRDSGAWSTDPLIDWDCSFICVDSNEKYLACLEGQTTAVFEVESHKLLHRFRVESGEPPSEAGFDATGRYFYIGAGIDAGWRKGMRLFSTATWEEILARPHGGKARSQFNDIVFDRCGGSTRFLFLHPSPKIFGSYSIGVDGQAPVENWSVDTGSTPTAIIPFLDPRTGEQSYWCQLWFKQFQQYDAGTGEASRFQTHWVRTGLRHPEFTASDPRVVFPMEDGRMQVALKQDLYPVFDPRALAPKIERAVLSTDATRLYLLSDGKLYCMQMPEAP, encoded by the coding sequence ATGGATGGAAGTGATCAGAAATGGGATGCGGATGCAACAGTGACCCTGTGGCAAAAATCGGTTCCCGCCGGTGCCTCTTCCGAAGATTCGATCCGCACCGGCTACGATACCTTTTCCTCGGTTGGCAAAACCAAACCCCGGCTCCGGACGCTTGAGCCGCGGGCCGAGGATGAACCCGATTTCGAGCTGGGCGAAAAGCTCGGCTCCGGCGGCATGGGCGTGGTCTATTCCGCCAACCAGACCGCCTTCAACCGCGAGGTGGCCGTCAAGATGCTCAAGCCGGATCGACAGGCATCGGCCGCGGCGGCCGACGCGCTGATGGCCGAGGCGGTCGTGACCGGCCACCTGGAGCACCCCAACGTGATTCCGGTCTATGACCTCGGCGTCGATGCCGAGGGCAACCTGTTCTATGCCATGAAGGAGGTGCACGGCGCCCCGTGGTCGAAGCGGATGGCCACAAGAAGCCTCGATGAAAACCTCGACATCCTGCTGCGCGTGGCCGACACGATTTCGTTCGCCCATTCGCGCGGCATCCTCCACCGCGACCTCAAGCCGCACAACATCATGCTCGGCGAGTTTGGCGAGGTGATGGTGATGGACTGGGGTGCATCCTGTTCCACCGAAATCGGGACGGGGGCACAGGCATCCGATTCCTCGTTCTGCGGCACGCCCGCCTACATGCCGCCCGAAATGGCGCGCGGCGACCTGAACCGGCAGGGGGAGGGCACCGATGTCTACCTGCTCGGCGCCATGCTTTACCAAATCATTTCCGGCCATCCGCCGCGCCTCGAAAAAGATGCCGTGCTCTGCATCAACCTCGCTTCGGAAAACCATATCGATCCGCTCGGGCAGGAGGGCGAGCTGGTGCGCATTGCCCTCAAGGCCATGGCCACCCTCCCGACCGAACGCTTTCCCCACGTCCGCGACTTCCAGCAAGCCATCCGCAACTACCGCTCGCACTCCGAAAGCCTGCTGCTGCTTGAAAACGCAAAGGTCAGCTTGGCAAGGGCCCGGCAGGAGCAGGACTACGATTTGTTCAACCGCGCCATCTACGCCTTCCGCGAGGCGCTGGAGCTGTGGCCGGAAAACGAGGAGGCCGAAACCCTGCGCCTGGAAGCGGTGCTGGGCTATGCCCGCTGCGCGTTCGGCAACGCCGATTTCGAACTCGCCCAGTCGCTGCTCGATTCCGGCAATGCGACGCACCGCGAACTGCTGGAGCTGATCGCCAAGGCCATTCGCGACCGCGACGCCCACAAGCGACGCAGCAAACGTTTCCTGCTGATTGCCCAGATTCTGGGCGGCTTCCTCCTGCTATTGTTCCTTTTGGCCTTCCTGCTCATCCGCGTCGAGCAACGCAGAACCGCCGACCAGCACCGACAGGGGCTGGCCAACCTGATCTCCGCCTATTATGGCGAACAAAACCATGAAGCCACCGTGGCCACCTTCTGGGAACTGCACGACCAATACGGCATGGACACGCTCGATCCCGAAGCCCTGCTCGATGTCCGCGTTGCCGCCGCCATGAATCCGTGGTGCGGCTCCATTGTAACGGGGATCAATGAACCCGTCGGATTGGCCCGCGCTGCGGAGATGGATTGCGTGTGGGTTGTCGGGGGAGACCGTATGGCGAAAGTCCGAATTCAACCGGCGCAGGGCTATGAACCGAAGAGCATGGTTGGCATCCATGAATACTGTTTCGGCAAGAGGATGGCTCCCGGTGTGGTGGTTGACGAAGTTGGGTTGCCGTTTCCTCCTGCAGGCAGCGCTGCCATGCATGAGGGCGCTGACGGAACCCTATGGCTCGCCAGCGGTTCATGTATTTACCACCGGATAGGCAATGGATGGAAGGTCGTCCTGGATGCCGGCAAGATCGACTACCCGCCGCTTCCGGCCACCTACAACATCGAACGGAAGCAGGTCGAGGAATGGATGGGGTCGGCCGGCCGGTTGCAGCCCATCACCGGCATAGTGTTGAATCATGGCCAGACCCACGCTGCGGTTGCCTTGGGCAACAACACCGTCGGATGGTTTGACCTGGAGAACAAACGGTGCCTCGGGTGGTTGGCGGTTGGGCATGGTACCCGCTATGGCGAATTGCTGGATGGCGGCGAGCCGGGGGATGTGGAACTCGCCCTCTCCCCGGACGAAACCCGGCTGGCCTACAAGCCTCCCGTCAGGGGCGAATCATTTGTGTTCTCCTTTGAACTGCCTTCCATGCGGAGAGATTGCTACGTCTATAATCGGGACTATCCGATCCAGTCGATTGCGTTCGCCGGCGGGGACGACGACGTACGCGGGATTACCATGGATGGCTTCGTGTTCTCACCCGATGATGAATACCGGGCGGCCTTTTCAACCTTCTTTAAAGGCCCCGACGCGAAAAACCACGTGCGGTGGGGGAGGGAGCGTGCCGATGTTCGGGAGTTGCACCAGTCCGATATCGCGTTTGCATCGTTTTCGCCCCAGGGCGGCCAGTGTTGCACGCTCACCGAAGACGGACTGCTGTATGTCGGCGGCGCGGGAGGGGAACCTGGCTTTGAATTGGTCCGGCGCATTGTGGATCACGATCCGGCAGCTTGCCTCCTTATGGAACGGCGGAAGGTGGCTCTGCTCTCATCCGATGGGCAAGTCCACGTGTACGACATGCAGGACTATGCATTATCCGCCGTTGACCTTGGCGGGGATGTCGAGGCGTTGTGCCGAACTCCCGAGGCGGGGCGGGTGTATGTGCTGGAAAACGATGGGCAAAAAAAGACGGTTCGCAATGTAACGCTTCGGGACAGCGGTGCGTGGTCCACCGATCCCCTGATCGATTGGGATTGCTCCTTTATTTGCGTGGATTCCAATGAAAAATACCTGGCCTGCCTGGAAGGCCAGACCACCGCCGTTTTCGAGGTCGAATCCCATAAGCTGTTGCATCGGTTCAGGGTCGAGAGCGGCGAGCCGCCCTCGGAAGCCGGTTTCGACGCTACCGGTCGCTATTTTTACATTGGCGCGGGAATTGATGCCGGCTGGCGCAAGGGAATGCGGCTCTTCTCCACCGCAACGTGGGAAGAAATACTCGCGCGCCCCCACGGGGGCAAAGCCCGGTCGCAGTTCAACGACATTGTGTTCGACCGGTGTGGCGGATCGACGCGGTTCCTGTTTCTACATCCCTCCCCTAAAATATTCGGTTCCTATTCCATCGGCGTGGACGGGCAAGCCCCGGTCGAGAACTGGAGTGTGGATACGGGGAGCACACCTACTGCAATCATTCCCTTCTTGGATCCCCGCACCGGAGAGCAAAGCTACTGGTGCCAACTTTGGTTCAAGCAATTCCAGCAATACGATGCCGGCACCGGGGAGGCATCGCGTTTCCAGACGCATTGGGTCCGTACAGGGCTCCGCCACCCGGAATTCACCGCATCGGATCCACGGGTTGTGTTCCCCATGGAGGACGGCCGAATGCAGGTGGCACTGAAGCAAGACCTCTACCCTGTCTTCGACCCCCGCGCATTGGCTCCAAAGATCGAACGTGCTGTGCTCAGCACCGACGCCACCCGTCTCTACCTGCTGTCCGACGGAAAGCTCTATTGCATGCAGATGCCGGAAGCACCATAA
- a CDS encoding DUF1800 domain-containing protein, with amino-acid sequence MKTTLPVIAALSLLAPLCQSENELGQTVSNGQFAVILPSAATSNQLRMVEWSTDLVNWEPVARDYGFDWGNAFPHALPISTGGVHQVLSDPTSGMSRFYRVVSSATSGLDNTNSVSRFLQQATFGPTRSSIAGFPGLDDPNLNDPPYTNYLAWIDDQMALPTNSHRAFWRERSNPAFTNNPANAPLYEIGHNTSIGQQLTYYWNNDDGNGSIPYKADTNDAIAVGRKYNDVEFNTENTKKIVWYQMAITAEDQLRQRMAWALSQIFVVGENGSNQASYTGRWVTYYDIFVRNAFGNFRDILGEVTYSPHMGRYLTFDSNKKADESAGTFPDENYAREIMQLFTIGLWELNQDGTPVLDAGGNLIPTYDNDDITEFAKIFTGLKRHPKRGNTENADNYIDPSLIRPDWHDLSQKTLLDGSVQGPFPETEQGVRDDIDGLLDHLHNHPNTPPFIARILIQRFTISNPSPQYIFDVAQAFIDGTYTGEGSGIRGDLGAVAKAILLHPEARETALANDAAHGKLHEPLIRLMNYARAFEITSPQTYGFFPFHDLAEVFAQSPYDYPSVFSFYLPDYQPIGPLLDRNLNAPEFQIHNDVTALSLPNALWWLVHEGITRDLEVGIGQRWYSQGDLDLTHETALAADAAALIDHLDTMLTAGRLRASNRATLIGVVDAMPGGTEAERAERARRALWLFSMLPEFNVLY; translated from the coding sequence ATGAAAACAACCCTTCCTGTAATTGCGGCACTATCGCTCCTCGCCCCCCTCTGCCAATCGGAAAACGAGCTGGGCCAGACGGTTTCAAACGGCCAATTCGCGGTCATCCTCCCTTCGGCGGCAACCTCCAACCAGCTCCGGATGGTCGAATGGTCGACGGACTTGGTCAACTGGGAACCGGTTGCCCGCGACTATGGCTTCGACTGGGGCAACGCCTTCCCCCACGCCCTGCCCATTTCAACCGGTGGCGTCCACCAGGTGCTGTCCGATCCTACCAGCGGGATGAGCCGGTTCTACCGCGTGGTCAGCTCCGCCACCAGCGGCCTGGACAACACGAACTCGGTATCGCGCTTCCTTCAGCAAGCGACCTTCGGCCCCACGCGCTCATCGATCGCCGGCTTCCCTGGGCTCGATGATCCGAATCTCAATGATCCGCCCTACACCAACTACCTGGCCTGGATCGACGACCAAATGGCCCTGCCCACCAACTCCCACCGCGCGTTTTGGCGGGAACGGAGCAACCCGGCCTTCACCAACAATCCGGCCAATGCCCCCCTTTATGAAATCGGGCACAACACCAGCATCGGCCAACAGTTGACCTACTATTGGAACAACGACGATGGCAACGGATCCATTCCCTACAAGGCGGACACAAACGATGCCATTGCCGTTGGACGAAAATACAACGACGTTGAGTTCAACACCGAAAACACCAAAAAGATCGTCTGGTACCAGATGGCGATCACCGCCGAGGACCAGCTGCGCCAGCGCATGGCCTGGGCGCTGAGCCAAATCTTCGTGGTCGGGGAAAACGGGTCTAACCAGGCCAGCTACACGGGACGCTGGGTGACCTATTACGACATCTTCGTGCGGAACGCGTTCGGCAACTTCCGGGACATCCTGGGGGAAGTGACCTACAGCCCGCACATGGGGCGCTACCTCACCTTCGATAGCAACAAGAAAGCCGACGAGTCGGCCGGAACCTTCCCCGACGAAAACTATGCCCGCGAAATCATGCAATTGTTCACCATCGGCCTCTGGGAGCTGAACCAGGACGGCACCCCGGTTCTGGACGCCGGCGGCAACCTGATCCCCACCTACGACAACGACGACATCACCGAGTTCGCAAAAATATTCACCGGACTGAAGCGGCACCCCAAACGCGGCAACACCGAGAATGCCGACAACTACATCGACCCGTCGTTGATCCGTCCGGACTGGCACGACCTCTCACAAAAAACGTTGCTCGACGGAAGCGTCCAGGGCCCCTTCCCCGAAACCGAGCAAGGCGTGCGCGACGACATCGACGGCTTGCTCGACCACCTGCACAACCATCCCAACACACCGCCGTTCATTGCGCGGATCCTCATCCAGCGCTTCACCATTTCCAACCCGTCGCCCCAATATATCTTCGATGTGGCGCAGGCCTTCATCGACGGAACCTACACCGGGGAAGGTTCCGGAATCCGAGGCGACCTGGGAGCGGTGGCCAAGGCCATCCTGCTTCATCCGGAGGCGCGCGAAACCGCGCTGGCCAACGATGCCGCCCACGGCAAATTGCACGAACCGCTCATCCGCCTCATGAACTATGCGCGCGCGTTCGAGATCACCTCCCCGCAAACCTATGGGTTCTTCCCCTTCCACGACTTGGCCGAGGTCTTCGCCCAATCCCCCTACGACTATCCATCGGTCTTCAGCTTCTACCTGCCCGACTACCAGCCCATCGGCCCCCTTCTCGACCGCAACCTGAACGCCCCCGAATTCCAGATCCACAACGACGTCACGGCACTCAGCCTACCCAATGCCCTTTGGTGGCTGGTCCATGAAGGCATAACCCGCGACCTGGAGGTGGGAATCGGGCAACGGTGGTATAGCCAGGGCGACCTCGACCTGACCCACGAAACCGCACTGGCCGCCGATGCCGCCGCATTGATCGACCATCTGGACACCATGCTAACCGCCGGCCGGCTGCGTGCATCCAACCGCGCAACGCTCATCGGGGTTGTCGATGCCATGCCCGGTGGAACGGAAGCCGAACGGGCGGAACGCGCCCGGCGGGCGCTGTGGCTCTTTTCAATGTTGCCTGAATTCAATGTGCTTTACTGA
- the ccoS gene encoding cbb3-type cytochrome oxidase assembly protein CcoS: MIWLTIILLITTTLLGGIFFVLFRWAVKDGQFDDPEEAKYVIFREDEAGKGVKPQRH; the protein is encoded by the coding sequence ATGATTTGGCTGACGATCATTCTGTTAATCACGACAACCCTGCTGGGCGGCATCTTTTTCGTGTTGTTCCGCTGGGCGGTGAAGGATGGCCAGTTCGACGATCCCGAAGAGGCGAAGTATGTGATTTTCCGGGAAGATGAAGCAGGGAAGGGCGTTAAGCCACAAAGGCACTAA